A window of Helicobacter macacae MIT 99-5501 genomic DNA:
CCGCGAGGGTGGCAGGACTGTTGGTGCTGGTGTTGTTAGCAAAATCATCAAGTAAGGCTACGAGATGGCAAAAGGCAATGTGGTAAAAATTGGCTTAAAATGTTCGGAGTGCGGTGATATAAATTACAGCACAACGAAAAATGCCAAGACAAAGACAGAGAAACTGGAGCTTAAAAAATTCTGCCCTCGGCTTAACAAGCATACTATTCATAAGGAAGTTAAGCTAAAAAGCTAGAATCTTGCAGAATCTACTTAG
This region includes:
- the rpmG gene encoding 50S ribosomal protein L33; this encodes MAKGNVVKIGLKCSECGDINYSTTKNAKTKTEKLELKKFCPRLNKHTIHKEVKLKS